A stretch of Monomorium pharaonis isolate MP-MQ-018 chromosome 7, ASM1337386v2, whole genome shotgun sequence DNA encodes these proteins:
- the LOC105828396 gene encoding potassium/sodium hyperpolarization-activated cyclic nucleotide-gated channel 1 — MIEHICKLFSKRETKFSFIVAESSTFKNIWTTWCGINKYTPKFDLYMDSMAAMTAEKMRHAGSKYWWIIHPFSYARLIWDTLMVAIYLLAFFTIPFMVCFVIMDYEIIRLDIVNIPIYAICWLDIIFNFITGYYDEKTTSIELKPIKILMLYLKRFLVPDMLSSFPYDHITLRWRRLPGNNPYYVVILINIMPLIKLTRYYTFNSNIYYLFMHFEIKHFYFELCTTLLLGLYLIFWFSCLCYLMPILLMYFVNIPPAECEDCWMIKLEEDSSLKFRLKNAAFIVLENILASGYGPFVPETDKPLIFNSILMIIGRFIVCYMLIMLLRIKVERKSSESKFQGLIDQVKAYTRQKQLLPHMKKRLLAYYRYRFKNTYFRGKRILLDLTEPLREEIALQSCRRLIENVAIFKNLPKNVLQLIVKNLKFELYLPNDVIIKAGTQGDCMFFLSSGTVAVLTPTGKEMCHLNDGAHFGEVALLVADQRRIASIVAIQVCEVYRLDRKDFRQCIDVHSELFAEIERIATERIERTIRAEEQHKRFLMRPSRVPNLRNRATNI; from the exons ATGATCGAgcatatatgtaaattgttctcaaaaagagaaacaaagttttcttttatagttGCAGAGTCATCGACTTTCAAAAACATATGGACAACCTGGTGCGGTATTAACAAATACACTCCAAAATTTGATCTTTACATGGACAGCATGGCTGCAATGACCGCTGAAAAAATGAGGCATGCTGGATCTAAATATTGGTGGATAATACATCCATTTAGTTACGCTAG ATTAATATGGGATACCTTGATGGTGGCAATATATTTGCTtgctttttttacaatccCTTTTATGGTTTGTTTTGTTATAATGGATTACGAAATAATTCGTCTGGATATAGTAAATATTCCAATTTATGCGATCTGCTggttagatataatatttaactttatcacGGGATATTATGACGAAAAAACTACTTCTATTGAGTTGAAACCTATCAAGATACTTAT gcTCTATTTGAAAAGATTTCTTGTGCCAGATATGCTGTCATCTTTTCCGTATGATCATATAACACTGCGATGGCGAAGATTACCAGGAAATAATCCTTATTatgttgttattttaattaatatcatgcCCCTTATAAAATTGACACGCTATTATACTTTCaactcaaatatttattatctgtttatg cattttgaaataaaacatttttattttgaattatgtaCCACTCTATTGCTAGGATTATACTTAATCTTCTGGTTTTCTTGCTTGTGTTACTTGATGCCAATTTTACTGATGTACTTTGTCAATATTCCACCAGCG gaATGCGAGGATTGTTGGATGATAAAATTGGAGGAAGATAGCAGTCTCAAATTCAGATTAAAAAACGCCGCGTTTATTGTACTGGAAAATATATTAGCAAGTGGCTACGGCCCGTTCGTGCCGGAGACAGATAAGCCCCTTATTTTCAATAGCATTCTTATGATTATCGGCAGGTTTATTGTCTGCTATATGTTGa TTATGTTGCTTCGTATTAAAGTTGAAAGAAAATCATCTGAATCAAAATTTCAAGGATTAATAGATCAAGTAAAAGCATACACGAGACAAAAGCAATTATTGCCACACATGAAGAAACGTCTCCTAGCTTATTATCGTTATCGTTTCAAAAATACTTACTTTCGCGGTAAACggattttattagatttgacag AACCGCTACGTGAAGAAATTGCGCTTCAATCTTGTCGACGATTGATTGAAAACGTAGCAATCTTTAAGAATTTgccaaaaaatgttttacaattaatagtcaaaaacttaaaatttgaattatatttgcCAAATGACGTAATTATTAAAGCCGGTACTCAGGGTGACTGTATGTTCTTTTTGTCTTCTGGGACTGTTGCGGTTTTGACACCAACTGGAAAGGAA atgtGTCATTTGAATGATGGTGCTCATTTCGGCGAAGTCGCACTTTTAGTGGCAGATCAGAGAAGAATAGCTAGTATTGTGGCGATTCAAGTTTGTGAGGTGTATCGATTGGATCGTAAAGATTTTCGTCAGTGTATAGATGTACATAGCGAATTATTCGCAGAGATTGAACGCATTGCTACGGAACGCATAGAAAGAACTATCAGAGCTGAGGAACAACACAAGCGGTTTTTAATGCGTCCTAGTCGCGTACCGAATTTACGTAACAGAGCAACGAACATTTGa